A region from the Francisella orientalis FNO12 genome encodes:
- the lptG gene encoding LPS export ABC transporter permease LptG, with protein MFLNRIDRYIFKTVFSSFLIVSLIFCILFFIFTYLAQVSNNDTGASNIELIILTIYQLPGILYTLLPACAMVGALMGLSLLANNSEIIVLRSFGRSTAQIAKGVVLVGIIGSIVTMVFGGYIAPVLQKLADSNTVAYNTHDLWLKTPDGFMNISNIDPNEGKAYGIRKFITKDNQVQEVRYAEKAEYVNDATANVFDVSVVTLPNKYAKHISVKGDVYKAIWSNPIPISVAKVITINDNDYLNFTQLTRYMLSNSQAKDSISLKFWQEIFQPLALMVLILLSVPLSIGSTRSSTLILKLLLGAFFGFAFFIINQIFGPIALILHLPTILGAAGPTVIALILLIYLFIKSKET; from the coding sequence ATGTTTTTAAACCGTATTGATCGCTACATATTCAAAACAGTATTTAGTAGCTTTCTTATTGTAAGTTTAATTTTCTGTATCTTGTTTTTTATTTTTACTTATCTAGCACAGGTAAGTAACAATGATACAGGCGCAAGCAATATAGAACTTATTATATTAACCATATACCAATTACCAGGCATTTTATACACACTACTTCCAGCTTGTGCTATGGTTGGTGCTCTAATGGGACTTAGCTTACTTGCTAACAACTCCGAGATTATAGTATTAAGATCTTTTGGTCGCTCTACAGCTCAAATCGCAAAGGGAGTTGTATTAGTTGGCATTATAGGTTCTATAGTCACTATGGTTTTTGGTGGGTATATTGCCCCAGTTTTACAAAAACTTGCTGATTCAAATACCGTGGCATATAACACTCATGATTTATGGCTAAAAACTCCTGATGGCTTCATGAATATCTCAAATATCGATCCAAATGAAGGAAAAGCATACGGCATAAGAAAATTTATAACTAAAGATAACCAAGTACAGGAAGTTAGATATGCTGAAAAAGCTGAATATGTGAACGATGCTACAGCGAATGTATTTGATGTCAGTGTTGTTACACTTCCTAACAAATACGCTAAACATATTAGTGTTAAGGGAGATGTTTATAAAGCTATCTGGTCTAACCCCATACCAATATCTGTAGCTAAAGTTATCACTATCAACGATAATGATTATCTAAATTTCACTCAGTTGACTAGATATATGTTATCTAATAGCCAAGCCAAAGATTCAATATCACTAAAATTTTGGCAAGAGATTTTCCAACCATTAGCATTAATGGTATTAATACTACTTTCTGTACCATTAAGTATCGGATCAACCAGATCATCGACACTAATACTTAAATTACTCTTAGGTGCATTTTTTGGTTTTGCATTTTTTATTATTAACCAAATATTTGGTCCAATTGCATTAATTCTACACCTACCAACTATACTTGGTGCTGCAGGTCCTACGGTTATTGCATTGATATTACTAATTTATCTATTTATAAAATCTAAAGAAACATAA
- a CDS encoding M16 family metallopeptidase codes for MSIDKYSLDNDLNIYIKKDSRAPVALAQIWYKVGSTYEPTKLTGISHMLEHMMFKGTDKYTKDELNSIVGNNGGVQNAFTGFDYTAYYQFWHKKNLELSLSIESSRMSNLLFDENEFIPERKVVLEERNLRVDDKAFSYAFEQFMKLAYQNNSRHTPIIGWREDIENYTLNDLKKWYQQNYAPNNASIVLVGDIDKSSAIPMIKDYFGGIPKSKLINIEKEQSLINIGYRHSKVQKSPNDTDATILGYITPSLTTDYHDNDPFALMILNTIIGSADASILQQQLVRNENLCCHIDSEYSPFTKGEDIFTITAIANHDQNLDKIQNKIENCINKLKNDGVTQEQLNRAKVTIKADKVFAMDSLETQANLIGSLASINLDVDYYKYLEKLYDVSINDVNRVLNRYFDKNNLTSLHLLKD; via the coding sequence ATGAGCATCGATAAATACTCCCTTGATAATGATCTTAATATATACATAAAAAAAGACTCTAGAGCACCTGTTGCTCTCGCTCAAATTTGGTATAAAGTAGGATCAACATACGAACCTACTAAACTAACCGGCATATCTCATATGCTTGAACACATGATGTTCAAAGGTACTGATAAATATACTAAAGATGAGCTAAACAGTATAGTTGGAAATAATGGTGGTGTGCAAAATGCATTCACAGGATTTGACTATACTGCTTATTATCAGTTTTGGCATAAAAAAAATCTAGAACTAAGCCTATCTATTGAATCATCAAGAATGTCAAACTTACTATTTGATGAAAATGAATTTATTCCAGAGAGAAAAGTTGTACTTGAAGAAAGAAATCTACGCGTAGATGATAAAGCATTTAGTTATGCTTTTGAACAATTTATGAAACTTGCATATCAAAATAACTCTCGACATACTCCAATAATTGGCTGGCGTGAAGATATTGAAAACTATACACTTAATGATCTAAAAAAATGGTATCAACAAAACTATGCTCCAAACAATGCTAGTATTGTTCTTGTAGGTGATATTGATAAATCATCTGCTATACCCATGATAAAAGATTACTTTGGTGGTATTCCAAAATCTAAATTGATTAATATAGAAAAAGAGCAAAGCTTAATAAATATTGGCTATAGGCATTCAAAAGTACAAAAATCACCAAATGATACCGATGCTACGATATTAGGATACATAACACCCTCGCTAACAACTGATTATCATGATAATGATCCTTTTGCTTTAATGATCCTAAATACTATTATTGGTAGTGCTGATGCATCAATATTACAACAGCAATTAGTCAGAAATGAAAATCTTTGTTGTCATATAGATAGTGAATACTCGCCTTTTACAAAGGGTGAAGATATTTTCACGATCACAGCCATAGCGAACCATGATCAAAACTTAGATAAGATTCAGAATAAAATAGAAAACTGTATTAATAAACTCAAAAATGATGGCGTAACTCAAGAGCAACTAAATAGAGCAAAAGTAACCATAAAAGCTGATAAAGTGTTTGCTATGGATTCACTTGAAACTCAAGCAAATTTGATAGGCTCTCTTGCTAGTATAAATCTAGATGTTGACTACTATAAATATCTTGAAAAACTCTATGATGTCTCAATTAACGACGTTAATCGCGTACTTAATAGATATTTTGACAAAAACAACCTTACATCTCTTCACTTATTAAAGGATTAG
- the lptF gene encoding LPS export ABC transporter permease LptF codes for MILEKYYNKDIVNTFTSITLFIISIVSANLLIRLFQQAYSQGLGIDSIIKFVILTIPGNVSLVAPIAIFLAIVICFGKYFANNEMFVTLAGGVTWMQIVKNTMKPVYALTIITFLTVMYINPLSKQTQDIYQASLTAKALLSSITDDKIIKTTDGKVIYIKSKSGNTLKDVFLYMATDNSDEYKVVTAPVAEVITDKDAAYVDFHDAHIYTKEPKTYEHTYNTAKNAIYTIFDTSDRDYNHDKVDRLYMHTLIENFTDKDDGTVSRGEFFGRINNSISVIVASLLALALCRLRPRQNKYAKLLPSVIVLAVYLCSNMFVNTLMTGGKLPVWIGLWLSHIFFIIYAIRTIKKDNGSSKKEK; via the coding sequence TTGATTCTTGAAAAATATTACAATAAAGACATAGTTAATACCTTTACATCGATTACATTATTCATAATATCTATTGTATCGGCTAACTTACTTATTCGACTTTTTCAACAAGCATACTCGCAAGGTTTAGGCATTGACTCAATTATAAAGTTTGTGATACTAACAATACCTGGAAACGTAAGTCTTGTAGCTCCTATTGCAATATTTCTCGCTATTGTGATTTGTTTTGGTAAATACTTTGCGAATAATGAAATGTTTGTAACTCTAGCAGGTGGAGTTACATGGATGCAAATTGTTAAAAATACCATGAAACCTGTGTATGCTCTGACAATCATTACATTTTTGACCGTAATGTATATTAACCCCTTATCTAAGCAAACTCAGGATATTTATCAAGCTTCGCTAACAGCAAAAGCTCTTTTGTCCTCAATAACCGATGACAAAATAATTAAAACTACTGATGGAAAAGTTATATATATAAAAAGCAAATCAGGTAACACCCTTAAAGATGTCTTTTTGTATATGGCTACGGATAATAGTGATGAATACAAAGTAGTAACTGCACCTGTCGCAGAAGTTATAACAGATAAGGACGCTGCATATGTAGACTTCCATGATGCTCACATATACACAAAAGAACCCAAAACATACGAACACACTTATAACACGGCTAAAAATGCTATCTATACTATTTTTGACACTTCTGATCGTGATTATAATCATGATAAAGTTGATAGACTATATATGCACACTCTTATAGAAAACTTTACTGACAAAGATGATGGTACAGTCTCTCGCGGAGAGTTCTTTGGGCGCATTAACAACTCGATTTCTGTCATAGTAGCATCACTACTAGCACTTGCGCTTTGCCGACTAAGACCAAGACAGAACAAATATGCTAAACTACTACCCTCTGTTATTGTTCTAGCAGTGTATTTGTGTAGCAACATGTTTGTGAACACACTAATGACTGGCGGTAAATTACCAGTTTGGATAGGACTTTGGCTTTCTCATATCTTTTTTATAATTTATGCTATTAGAACAATCAAAAAAGATAATGGATCTTCTAAGAAGGAAAAATAA